In one window of Abyssisolibacter fermentans DNA:
- a CDS encoding GNAT family N-acetyltransferase, which yields MVKFIEELSMNALPALNTIFYDGWIIRISKDYSSKRASSVYAMYPSIEDIKTKITRCENIYTKQDKKVVFKISEDDVSLELDRILEEKGYNKEAVTCVMDMDLDDNYAYDENIKIEKTMYNGWLDNFIQLSKKSKTEYSAIKKLYENLVLPVICVSIFKDARCIATGLGIIERGYVGIFNVYVSEDNRRKGLATEIMMAILNQAKKNGVEKSYLQVVRDNVPAKKLYEQLGYNHIYNYWYRIREEL from the coding sequence ATGGTTAAATTCATAGAGGAATTATCCATGAATGCATTACCAGCACTTAATACAATTTTCTATGATGGATGGATTATAAGAATATCAAAAGATTATAGCAGTAAAAGGGCAAGTTCAGTATATGCAATGTATCCTTCTATTGAAGATATTAAAACTAAAATTACTAGATGTGAAAATATTTATACTAAACAAGATAAAAAGGTAGTTTTCAAGATATCTGAAGATGATGTTAGTTTGGAATTAGATAGAATTTTAGAAGAAAAAGGATATAATAAAGAAGCTGTAACGTGTGTCATGGACATGGATTTGGATGATAATTACGCTTATGATGAAAATATTAAAATAGAAAAAACTATGTATAATGGATGGCTGGATAATTTTATTCAATTAAGCAAAAAAAGCAAGACTGAGTATAGTGCTATAAAGAAATTATATGAGAACTTAGTATTACCTGTTATTTGTGTTTCAATATTCAAAGATGCAAGGTGCATAGCTACAGGCTTGGGGATTATTGAAAGAGGATATGTTGGTATATTCAACGTATATGTAAGTGAAGATAATAGAAGAAAAGGTTTAGCAACAGAAATTATGATGGCTATACTAAACCAAGCAAAGAAAAACGGTGTTGAAAAATCATATCTACAGGTTGTAAGAGATAATGTACCTGCAAAGAAATTATATGAGCAATTAGGATATAATCATATTTATAATTATTGGTATAGAATTAGGGAGGAGTTATAA
- a CDS encoding TetR/AcrR family transcriptional regulator: MGRERQKQKKEETRQLILDTARSIVVKEGIDKLSIRKITNILDYSPGIIYHYFKDKDEIVDTLLKEGYGKILKSLSTLKVDNNDPEKEIKEDFMHYIYTVLKFQDEYKAFLLCERPSILKYTCLLHKGVSNDRKSIQKLCASIKKGIKQGVFADCDVELTAQSLWVSVFGLVLRLIIEKTTDEQRCRLINRQLEVLINGIKR, translated from the coding sequence ATGGGTAGAGAACGACAGAAACAAAAAAAAGAGGAAACAAGGCAATTAATACTAGATACTGCACGGTCAATTGTAGTTAAGGAAGGCATTGATAAGCTGTCTATAAGAAAAATAACAAATATTTTAGATTATTCACCAGGCATCATTTATCATTATTTTAAAGATAAAGATGAAATAGTGGATACATTGTTAAAAGAGGGTTATGGAAAGATTCTCAAAAGTTTATCAACCTTGAAAGTTGATAATAATGATCCTGAAAAAGAAATTAAAGAAGATTTTATGCATTACATTTATACTGTACTTAAGTTTCAAGATGAATACAAAGCTTTTCTTTTATGTGAGAGACCTTCTATCTTGAAGTATACTTGTTTATTGCATAAGGGTGTTAGTAACGATAGAAAATCAATTCAGAAATTATGTGCGAGTATAAAAAAAGGTATAAAACAAGGTGTTTTTGCAGATTGTGATGTAGAACTAACAGCTCAATCTTTGTGGGTATCAGTGTTTGGCCTTGTTCTTAGATTAATTATTGAAAAAACAACAGACGAACAAAGATGTAGGTTGATTAATCGACAACTAGAAGTTTTAATTAATGGTATTAAAAGGTAA
- a CDS encoding flavodoxin domain-containing protein → MSILIVYDSKYGFTDKCVEYLTRKLEGDVNSVNLQVDKVHNLSSYSKVIIGGSIYAGMLRKRVKKFCLENLSVLQNKEAGLFITCTSTGEQALKQMQMNFPSDLYEKAVAKDYFGGEIIMDKAKFFDRLIIKMVSKGDKGDVKKSNGMDVDRIKEFANKMNGN, encoded by the coding sequence ATGAGTATTCTAATTGTGTATGATTCAAAATATGGTTTTACAGATAAGTGTGTGGAATATTTGACTAGAAAATTAGAAGGTGATGTAAATAGTGTTAATCTTCAAGTAGATAAAGTGCATAACCTAAGCTCTTATAGCAAGGTAATTATTGGAGGTTCAATATATGCAGGGATGCTACGAAAGAGAGTTAAGAAATTTTGTTTGGAAAACTTATCTGTTTTGCAAAATAAAGAAGCTGGGTTATTTATAACATGTACATCAACTGGTGAGCAGGCATTGAAGCAGATGCAAATGAATTTTCCAAGTGACTTATATGAAAAGGCTGTTGCTAAGGATTATTTTGGTGGTGAAATAATCATGGATAAAGCTAAGTTTTTTGATCGTTTAATTATTAAGATGGTTTCTAAAGGAGATAAGGGGGATGTGAAGAAAAGTAATGGTATGGATGTTGATAGAATAAAAGAATTTGCAAATAAAATGAATGGTAACTAG
- a CDS encoding ABC-F family ATP-binding cassette domain-containing protein has product MNVLTVKNLSKSYGERNLFKDLSFIINDTDKIGLIGINGAGKSTLLKVLSGQLSADSMDIIMPKGITIEYLDQNPNFDPNNTILEQIFKSDNPKIQLIKKYERAVETVTDDLMSQKELLNLSSEMDKSNAWELENQAKTILTKLGITDFDEKIGELSGGQRKRVALCSSLITPSDLLILDEPTNHMDNETIDWLEKYLTTRKGALLMVTHDRYFLDRITNKSFELDEGNLYVYTGNYSEFLQKKLERKTHEAIMENKRQQLYKKELAWIRTGAKARTTKQKARIQRFENLKKSEINADESNLEISSAYTRLGKKLIEISNISKSYDAKTVINDFSYILLKDDRIGIVGNNGMGKSTLLNTITKNLSPDTGTVEHGLTLKIGYLTQESENMDLELRAIEYIKKGGEFITTDEGIKISASQMMEKFLFTKEMQWSYIKKLSGGEKRRLYLLRTLMEAPNVLILDEPTNDLDLDTIKILENYIEEFSGPVITVSHDRYFLDKICNKIFSFENTGNIFINNGNYSDYKEKRVQENINNDTKKTFKPNKPTIKNRPKLKFSYKEKLEYENIYTDIEKLETQIEEIDKKIEVYSTDYIKLQELMDKKNELEENLMYKLEREEYLSNLEKQINDSKKKAE; this is encoded by the coding sequence ATGAATGTTTTAACTGTCAAAAACTTATCTAAAAGCTATGGTGAAAGAAATTTATTTAAAGATTTATCTTTCATTATTAATGATACAGACAAAATAGGTTTAATTGGTATAAATGGCGCAGGAAAATCTACATTATTAAAGGTGCTAAGTGGTCAATTAAGTGCTGATTCTATGGATATAATTATGCCTAAAGGCATTACTATTGAATATTTAGACCAAAATCCAAATTTTGATCCTAATAATACTATCTTAGAACAGATATTCAAGAGTGATAATCCGAAAATACAATTAATCAAAAAATACGAACGTGCAGTTGAAACTGTAACTGATGATCTGATGAGTCAAAAAGAATTATTAAATTTATCTAGTGAAATGGACAAATCTAACGCTTGGGAACTTGAAAACCAAGCTAAAACTATACTAACAAAGCTTGGTATAACTGATTTTGATGAAAAAATTGGAGAATTGTCTGGCGGGCAACGAAAAAGAGTAGCATTATGCTCATCATTAATAACACCCAGCGATTTATTAATATTAGATGAACCTACTAACCATATGGACAATGAAACTATAGATTGGTTAGAAAAATATCTTACTACTAGAAAAGGTGCATTATTAATGGTAACTCATGATAGATATTTCTTAGATAGAATAACTAATAAATCATTTGAGCTTGATGAAGGAAATTTATATGTTTATACTGGTAATTATTCTGAATTTCTTCAAAAAAAATTAGAAAGAAAAACTCATGAAGCTATAATGGAAAATAAAAGACAGCAACTATATAAGAAAGAATTAGCTTGGATAAGAACTGGTGCAAAAGCAAGAACAACAAAACAAAAAGCTAGAATTCAACGTTTTGAAAATCTAAAAAAATCAGAAATTAATGCAGATGAATCAAACCTAGAGATTTCATCTGCTTATACTAGACTAGGCAAAAAATTAATAGAAATTAGCAACATTTCAAAATCATATGATGCTAAAACAGTGATCAATGATTTTAGCTATATATTATTAAAAGATGATAGAATAGGTATTGTAGGAAATAATGGAATGGGTAAATCAACCTTATTAAATACTATAACAAAAAATTTATCACCTGATACCGGTACTGTTGAACATGGTTTAACTCTAAAAATCGGTTATTTAACACAAGAATCAGAAAACATGGACTTAGAATTAAGAGCTATTGAATACATTAAAAAGGGTGGAGAATTCATAACCACTGATGAAGGTATAAAGATTAGTGCTTCTCAAATGATGGAAAAATTTCTTTTTACTAAAGAAATGCAATGGTCATATATTAAAAAATTATCAGGAGGAGAAAAAAGAAGGTTGTATTTGTTAAGAACACTTATGGAGGCTCCCAATGTATTAATATTAGATGAACCTACAAATGATTTAGATCTTGATACTATAAAAATTTTAGAAAACTATATAGAAGAATTTAGCGGTCCAGTAATAACTGTTTCTCACGATAGATATTTTTTAGATAAGATATGCAACAAAATATTTTCTTTTGAAAACACTGGAAATATTTTTATAAATAACGGTAATTATTCGGATTACAAAGAAAAACGTGTACAAGAAAATATAAATAATGATACTAAAAAAACTTTCAAACCAAATAAACCAACAATAAAAAATCGACCTAAACTAAAATTTTCTTATAAAGAAAAACTTGAATATGAAAATATATATACTGATATTGAAAAGTTAGAAACGCAAATAGAAGAAATAGATAAAAAGATAGAAGTATACTCAACTGATTATATAAAACTTCAAGAACTTATGGATAAAAAAAATGAATTAGAAGAAAATCTAATGTATAAGCTTGAAAGAGAAGAATATTTAAGCAATCTTGAAAAACAAATAAATGATAGCAAAAAAAAAGCTGAATAA
- a CDS encoding DMT family transporter codes for MNSNNNIKGILLAMCSAVGFGIMPIIASYAYKYGANPITLVLIRFFVASILLFFYVLLTKKSLKLDIKLIPKIIITSIIGYATTALILFKSYQYIDVGLATVLHFNYPCVVTLLCFIVFKEKLNKYKIGALLMSLIGIWVLIGFSHIELNAKGITFAILSGMSYSVYILIIDHSSLRKLDSIILTLYLTVFCFLALFTFGTITNTIKLNISWKAYSLFIVLGCISIFTLLMFIDAVKIIGSVKSSILSTLEPITGIILSAVFLGEHIGINTVIGTVCILLAVYGTVFDSLKNNKKL; via the coding sequence ATGAATAGTAATAATAATATAAAGGGAATACTTTTAGCTATGTGTTCAGCTGTAGGCTTTGGTATTATGCCGATAATAGCTTCTTATGCATATAAATATGGAGCTAATCCAATAACTTTAGTATTAATTAGATTTTTTGTAGCATCAATATTGCTCTTTTTTTATGTATTGTTAACTAAAAAGAGCTTAAAGCTTGATATAAAGCTTATTCCTAAAATAATAATCACTAGTATAATCGGTTATGCAACTACCGCATTGATATTATTTAAATCTTATCAATACATTGATGTGGGTTTAGCAACCGTATTGCATTTTAATTATCCGTGTGTAGTTACATTATTATGTTTTATAGTGTTTAAAGAAAAATTAAATAAATATAAAATTGGTGCATTATTAATGTCACTTATAGGAATATGGGTTTTGATAGGCTTTAGTCATATTGAACTAAATGCAAAAGGTATTACATTTGCAATTTTGTCAGGAATGAGTTATTCGGTATATATTTTAATAATTGATCATAGCAGCTTGAGAAAGCTTGATAGTATAATATTAACTTTGTATTTAACAGTATTTTGTTTTTTGGCATTATTTACTTTTGGAACTATTACGAATACTATAAAGCTTAATATTTCTTGGAAAGCATATAGTTTATTCATAGTACTCGGATGCATTTCTATTTTTACACTATTAATGTTCATAGATGCAGTAAAAATAATTGGCTCAGTTAAATCATCAATACTAAGTACATTAGAACCAATTACAGGTATAATTTTAAGTGCTGTGTTTTTAGGTGAACATATTGGAATAAATACTGTAATTGGTACAGTGTGTATTTTGCTAGCTGTCTATGGAACTGTATTTGATTCACTCAAAAATAATAAAAAATTATAA
- a CDS encoding S1 RNA-binding domain-containing protein has product MIELGKIQKLQVIDFGSKGVYLSEGKKENNKILLHNNEIKNQLKIGDEIEVFVYRNTSNKIVATTNRPKLTVGEIGFLKVIEITKFGAFLDWGLDKDLFLPFKEQKDKIVQGREYLVGVYIDKSSRLCATMNVYDLLSTESPYKVNDSVKGFVYKLNREMGAFVAIDYRYHAMIPNNELFGDIRIGDNIEGRVTKIRPDGKMYISIRQKTYKQIDKDVNIIMDKLLKNKGKLYLNDNSSPEKIRQQLNISKGAFKKAVGRLLKKRIIRITKDGIELIV; this is encoded by the coding sequence ATGATAGAATTAGGTAAAATACAGAAATTACAGGTAATTGATTTTGGCTCAAAGGGTGTATATTTAAGTGAAGGTAAAAAGGAAAATAATAAAATATTGCTACATAATAATGAAATTAAGAATCAGCTTAAAATAGGTGATGAAATTGAGGTCTTTGTCTATAGAAATACTAGTAATAAAATAGTTGCTACAACAAATAGACCCAAACTTACAGTAGGTGAAATTGGCTTTCTAAAAGTTATTGAAATAACAAAATTTGGTGCATTTCTTGATTGGGGATTAGATAAAGATTTGTTTTTACCGTTTAAAGAGCAAAAAGATAAAATTGTTCAAGGTAGAGAGTATTTAGTTGGTGTTTATATTGACAAGAGCTCTAGACTATGTGCAACTATGAATGTTTATGATTTGTTGAGTACTGAGTCACCATATAAGGTAAATGATTCAGTTAAAGGTTTTGTGTATAAATTAAACAGAGAAATGGGTGCATTTGTTGCTATAGATTACAGATATCATGCAATGATACCTAACAATGAATTATTTGGTGATATTAGAATTGGTGATAATATAGAAGGTAGAGTCACTAAAATCAGGCCAGATGGTAAAATGTATATAAGTATTAGACAGAAAACATACAAGCAAATTGATAAAGATGTGAATATTATAATGGATAAGCTTTTGAAAAACAAAGGGAAACTGTATTTGAATGATAACAGTTCTCCTGAAAAAATCAGACAGCAATTAAATATAAGTAAAGGTGCATTTAAAAAGGCAGTAGGCAGATTATTAAAAAAGAGAATAATAAGAATCACAAAAGATGGAATAGAATTAATTGTTTAA
- a CDS encoding serpin family protein: protein MKKISFLTIICLIMINLCACSTNTISKIDSSSKLMKVQTKDNEFNKEVATSINELGETLIKSCSDGKENSITSPLSLAVALSVLTNGAQENTKQELMDIINKSHLDEKTLNEQYCLLLNLLNETGYDEGGKKTTLVQSANSIWVDERYKLRDEFVKIAQEYYDSGVYSVDFNDSDSKDDMNKWISDKTNGMIKDYIKKLDVLDRLFIFNTVYFNGKWVDQFNKKNTETEKFHLKDGSEIDVDMMNAQRQMSCYEDEEITYGSLSYYGCSMNIVIPKGNIDDYIKEFSYQELNDKLKNKEYIKCNIKLPKFKYEAEYNLNDALRQLGVEDIFIAYRANLNGIFKENPEPLWVDKIKQKCVISVDEEGTEAAALTSVGLCGSAPPPEKIINLYANRPFLYFIKHGRTGVIMFEGVIYKP from the coding sequence GTGAAAAAAATTAGTTTTCTAACTATTATTTGTTTAATTATGATTAATTTATGTGCGTGCAGTACAAATACTATTAGTAAGATTGATAGCTCAAGTAAATTAATGAAAGTACAAACAAAAGATAATGAATTTAATAAAGAAGTAGCAACTAGTATTAATGAATTAGGAGAAACATTAATCAAATCTTGTTCTGATGGAAAAGAAAATAGTATAACTTCTCCATTAAGTTTAGCAGTAGCTTTATCTGTTTTAACAAATGGGGCTCAAGAAAATACCAAACAAGAATTAATGGACATAATCAACAAATCACATTTAGATGAAAAAACACTAAATGAACAATATTGCTTACTGTTAAATTTATTAAACGAAACAGGATATGACGAAGGCGGGAAAAAAACAACCTTAGTACAATCTGCTAATTCAATATGGGTAGATGAAAGATACAAATTAAGAGATGAATTTGTCAAAATAGCTCAAGAATATTATGACAGTGGAGTTTATAGTGTAGATTTTAACGATAGTGATAGTAAAGATGATATGAATAAGTGGATTAGTGATAAAACAAATGGCATGATAAAAGATTATATAAAAAAGCTTGATGTATTAGATAGACTGTTTATTTTTAATACAGTATATTTTAATGGGAAATGGGTGGATCAATTTAATAAAAAGAATACAGAAACAGAAAAATTCCATTTGAAAGATGGCAGCGAAATAGATGTAGATATGATGAATGCACAAAGACAAATGTCATGTTATGAGGATGAAGAAATAACTTATGGAAGCTTAAGTTATTATGGATGTAGTATGAATATAGTTATTCCAAAAGGTAATATAGATGATTACATAAAAGAATTTAGTTACCAAGAACTAAATGATAAACTCAAAAACAAGGAATATATTAAATGTAATATTAAATTACCTAAATTCAAGTATGAAGCTGAATATAATTTAAATGATGCATTAAGACAACTAGGTGTGGAAGATATTTTTATTGCGTACAGGGCTAATCTTAATGGAATATTTAAAGAAAACCCAGAACCATTGTGGGTAGATAAAATTAAGCAAAAATGTGTGATATCAGTTGATGAGGAAGGTACAGAAGCAGCGGCTTTAACATCTGTTGGTTTATGTGGTAGTGCACCTCCTCCAGAGAAGATAATAAATTTATATGCAAATAGACCGTTTTTATATTTTATCAAACATGGTAGAACAGGCGTAATAATGTTTGAAGGAGTTATATATAAACCATAG
- a CDS encoding spore coat protein, giving the protein MYYYPFYYYSQNGLDSNYIILDFKRGDVNGDGFLDSIFLIGKKIDSSSPFVTEIKLVIFNCRTYKYTIISPENDAGYNPTLFLGDFTGNKILDIMISIDSGGSGGYAFYYVYTYRGRKYITIFDSDKFYKQYTYEVDYLDYYAVKVTSKKVKKVFIIDIRNRDKDYLSKLYDQNGKLKQPIKGAVMPLGGLYPIDFRRNGVYNLYAMQRIIGLYNADGLGLVETSLEWKDREFVSFMQNVAVFGADIK; this is encoded by the coding sequence ATGTATTACTATCCTTTTTACTATTACAGTCAAAATGGTTTAGATAGTAATTATATTATTTTGGACTTTAAACGAGGAGACGTAAACGGAGATGGTTTTTTAGATAGTATATTTCTTATAGGAAAAAAAATTGACTCTAGCAGTCCATTTGTTACTGAAATAAAGCTTGTAATATTTAATTGCAGAACATATAAATATACAATTATTTCACCAGAAAATGACGCTGGTTATAATCCAACATTGTTTTTAGGTGATTTTACAGGAAACAAAATACTAGATATTATGATATCTATAGATTCTGGTGGTAGTGGGGGTTATGCATTCTATTATGTTTATACCTATCGTGGCAGAAAATATATAACTATTTTTGATTCGGATAAGTTTTACAAACAGTACACTTACGAAGTTGATTATCTAGACTATTATGCAGTTAAAGTTACTAGTAAAAAAGTTAAAAAAGTATTTATTATAGACATAAGAAATAGGGATAAAGACTACCTTTCAAAATTATATGATCAAAATGGAAAACTTAAACAGCCAATAAAAGGGGCAGTAATGCCTTTAGGAGGGCTTTATCCTATTGATTTTAGAAGAAACGGAGTGTATAATCTATATGCAATGCAGAGAATTATAGGGCTATATAATGCAGATGGTTTAGGACTAGTAGAAACCTCTCTTGAGTGGAAAGATAGAGAATTTGTTAGTTTTATGCAGAATGTAGCTGTTTTTGGTGCAGATATAAAGTGA
- a CDS encoding class I SAM-dependent methyltransferase has protein sequence MITYNYDDISKVYDDVRYGEVELINKMIQDSDIDTDSYILEIGCGTGNYLKIFEQSFNNIYGIDQSRGMLSKAKKKCNHAIFTLGDATILEAYNDCTFDLIYMVDVIHHIKEVDKFFKSINRVLKKGGFLYIFTDSHDHIKNRLTTKYFPQTLEYELGRYQSLNELTCKLKQNNFTDIETNEVMIGYDHKYGFKLIELAKKRGYSMFGFLTDEDIESGVNRIKDELENGVEIVYKMKAPYIKACKA, from the coding sequence ATGATTACTTATAATTATGATGATATATCAAAAGTGTATGATGATGTTAGATATGGTGAGGTTGAATTAATTAACAAAATGATTCAAGATAGTGATATAGATACTGACAGCTATATATTAGAGATAGGTTGTGGCACTGGTAATTATTTAAAGATATTTGAACAAAGCTTTAACAATATCTATGGGATAGATCAATCCCGAGGTATGTTATCAAAAGCTAAGAAAAAATGTAATCATGCAATATTTACTTTAGGAGACGCAACAATATTAGAAGCTTATAATGATTGTACCTTTGACTTAATTTATATGGTTGATGTAATACATCATATAAAAGAAGTTGATAAATTTTTCAAAAGTATAAATAGAGTACTGAAAAAAGGTGGCTTTTTATATATTTTTACAGACAGTCATGATCATATAAAAAACAGACTTACTACAAAATATTTTCCACAGACATTAGAATATGAACTGGGAAGGTACCAGAGTTTAAATGAATTAACCTGCAAATTAAAACAAAATAATTTTACAGATATAGAAACAAACGAGGTTATGATTGGCTATGATCATAAGTATGGCTTTAAATTGATAGAGCTAGCTAAAAAAAGAGGATATTCTATGTTTGGATTTTTAACTGATGAAGATATTGAAAGTGGAGTTAATAGAATAAAGGATGAGTTGGAAAACGGAGTAGAAATTGTGTATAAAATGAAAGCACCATATATAAAAGCATGTAAAGCATAA
- a CDS encoding FMN-binding protein, translated as MRKKIILSVCVLCIAVIVGIFVKLKTTKYEAVEISNVNLSTIADGIYEGDSKTNFVKVKVVVTVKDNIIQDIVIKEHECGLGKKAEAIVDDIIEKQSLQVDCISGATMSSNVIKLAVEEALR; from the coding sequence ATGAGAAAGAAAATTATATTAAGTGTTTGTGTATTATGTATAGCAGTGATAGTTGGTATTTTTGTTAAGCTTAAGACAACGAAGTACGAAGCAGTGGAGATAAGTAATGTAAACCTATCTACAATTGCAGATGGTATATATGAAGGTGATAGCAAGACAAATTTTGTTAAAGTAAAGGTTGTTGTTACGGTTAAAGATAATATAATTCAAGATATTGTTATTAAAGAACATGAATGTGGTTTAGGCAAGAAGGCTGAGGCAATTGTTGATGATATAATTGAAAAACAATCCTTACAGGTAGATTGTATTAGTGGTGCTACCATGAGCAGTAATGTTATTAAATTAGCAGTAGAGGAGGCTTTGAGATGA
- a CDS encoding ArsR/SmtB family transcription factor: MKLKQGYYGLLDLLLSLREIYMGERFKPFCKQLTNLHNKLNEQEYEQIFKLGDETNGYLDAIANSINIVLNIGSSVEEIFLKLREKPSLLLNDDSMKQEVNFILNLWQNYFNIEISKNNKQLTDKVFEIDENISKQGILNYLTSITDRFEIRDNIIDFHIKPDFEVEIAAIENIIIMPSLYACRNFTFWYNDNNFIFYIGLESKEITPIEPSDMLLLKTSAFNDKTRLKILKLLINKSMSANEIAKILDVNASTISRHLKIFKDTNFVDIQAKEGNSIYYYLNEIKIKKALDDIYNFIKGEEL; this comes from the coding sequence ATGAAATTAAAGCAGGGTTATTATGGATTATTAGATTTGTTATTAAGTTTAAGAGAGATATACATGGGAGAGAGGTTTAAACCTTTTTGTAAGCAGTTAACAAATTTACATAATAAATTAAATGAACAAGAGTATGAACAGATATTTAAGCTTGGTGATGAGACAAATGGGTATCTAGATGCTATAGCAAATAGTATAAATATTGTATTAAATATAGGATCTTCTGTGGAAGAAATTTTTCTAAAACTTAGAGAAAAACCGTCTTTATTGTTAAATGACGATTCAATGAAACAGGAAGTCAATTTTATATTGAATTTGTGGCAGAATTATTTTAATATTGAAATTTCAAAAAACAACAAGCAATTAACAGACAAGGTTTTTGAAATTGATGAGAATATATCTAAACAAGGTATTTTAAATTATCTTACCAGTATTACTGATAGATTTGAAATAAGAGATAATATTATAGATTTTCATATAAAACCAGATTTTGAAGTTGAGATAGCAGCTATAGAGAATATAATAATCATGCCTTCATTGTATGCATGTAGAAATTTTACCTTTTGGTACAATGATAATAATTTTATATTTTATATAGGACTTGAGAGTAAGGAAATAACGCCTATAGAACCCTCTGATATGCTTTTGTTAAAAACTTCTGCTTTCAATGACAAGACTAGGTTAAAAATACTAAAATTATTGATTAATAAAAGTATGAGTGCAAATGAAATCGCAAAGATTTTAGATGTTAATGCTTCAACGATATCTAGACATTTGAAAATATTTAAGGATACAAATTTTGTAGATATACAAGCAAAGGAGGGGAATTCAATTTATTATTACCTTAATGAAATCAAGATAAAGAAAGCTTTAGATGATATTTATAATTTTATTAAAGGGGAGGAATTGTAA
- a CDS encoding SGNH/GDSL hydrolase family protein, which translates to MKKFIKRGIVFIFLFLLIFQIGFAKIFKTDYIYDYRVNYDVFKDYTDSIEAVFEVIADDIEGNKIDKYIVILGDSVGYSSPGSQHQSIGYYMNKLVNEDSSFDKVYNLAIPSMQMGDIYVMLKLMDKYSISSDNLIINTIYPDFINSVPYSTPVFWMKDYLCELDRETYDKVYTEFYPQKESNRDYYVNTIKHYLNTRLSILRYRDYFKGNLNNAFAHDTEKIVQAWNKKTFLFDLMKQEDYKYIYTDLPFTFNNDVPQIFFIEKILQMQRGKNTLFFLAAMNDELLGDNVKKDGYISNMEKIDNYFNQKKEIKYVNYNGKIDYKLFSDHIHLIPKGYEMLAEDLYERIKN; encoded by the coding sequence ATGAAAAAATTTATTAAAAGAGGAATAGTTTTTATTTTTTTATTTTTACTGATATTTCAAATAGGATTTGCTAAAATATTCAAAACAGATTATATATATGATTATAGAGTGAATTATGATGTATTTAAGGATTATACAGACAGTATTGAAGCAGTTTTTGAAGTAATTGCTGATGATATTGAAGGTAATAAAATTGATAAATATATTGTTATATTAGGAGATTCTGTTGGTTATAGCAGTCCTGGGAGTCAGCACCAATCTATTGGTTATTACATGAATAAGCTGGTAAATGAAGATAGCAGCTTTGACAAAGTTTATAATCTAGCTATACCCTCAATGCAAATGGGTGATATTTATGTAATGTTAAAATTAATGGATAAATACAGTATATCATCAGATAATCTTATTATTAATACTATATATCCGGATTTCATTAATTCTGTACCATATAGTACACCAGTTTTTTGGATGAAAGATTATCTATGTGAGCTAGATAGAGAAACATATGATAAAGTATATACAGAGTTTTATCCACAAAAAGAAAGTAATAGAGATTATTACGTTAATACTATTAAACATTACTTAAATACAAGGCTTTCAATATTGAGGTATAGAGACTACTTTAAAGGGAATTTAAATAATGCTTTTGCACATGATACGGAAAAAATAGTACAAGCATGGAACAAAAAAACATTTTTATTTGATCTCATGAAACAAGAGGATTACAAATACATATATACTGATTTACCTTTTACATTTAACAATGATGTTCCTCAGATTTTTTTTATTGAAAAAATTCTACAAATGCAAAGAGGCAAAAATACATTATTCTTTTTGGCAGCAATGAATGATGAATTGTTAGGTGATAATGTTAAAAAGGATGGTTATATATCTAATATGGAAAAGATAGATAATTATTTCAATCAAAAAAAAGAAATTAAATATGTCAATTACAACGGAAAGATTGATTATAAGTTATTTTCAGACCATATACACTTAATTCCTAAAGGATATGAAATGTTAGCAGAGGATTTATATGAAAGGATAAAAAATTAG